One Lathyrus oleraceus cultivar Zhongwan6 unplaced genomic scaffold, CAAS_Psat_ZW6_1.0 chrUn0251, whole genome shotgun sequence genomic window, TTTAAAATATTAGTGGAAGTGGGAGAAATTTTGTAGAATTAAGTTTATAATTGGAGTTATAGATTTTTATGACATCTAATTGCATAATTTAATTATGATTTTAAATCATGGAAGTGAATAAAAAAATGTGAGATagaaataaaagagaaaagagGAACTGCACTAAAGAATATAATTCTAAAGATCGTCACATAAAAAAATTACGACGTGGCATAGGAAAATATAAAAGATATAAGAGTGCACCTGAACATAATCAAAGCCCATCATCAAAGTCATCACATAGGAGTTGTACACTCCTAATTTGTTTTCTAAGATAATAATAGTTATTTATACTTTTTTTGTTTATTTGTCTAGTCTAAAGTAAGAAAATGAAACTATGATGACTAAGGTTGTAGCATAAGtaaaaaattgaaattttaaaaataaaaagtGGAGCCCAACAGAAAAACATAACATAAAGAAATATATGTCACACATTATAGAATGTGCTAACATGGAGACAAATTATAATATAGAACTACACGTGCACCATTTGTACACGATTATCTTCAGGATTAGAGCCATCACATAGGAGTTGCACAGCTAGCTGGCCATTTATGCCACCTTTAGTTATTCCAAATATGGAACTTGTCACGTTAATTGAACATAATTGTTTTCCACCACATGCTTTTTCGACCACTGCCACACTATGGCGTGATTCCCATTCACCTACTTGAAATGATCCACAATTTCCTTGTGGATCTCCATAGCTCGCAAACTGGATTTCTGAAATAGTTTTTCCATCAGGGCATTTTAGTTCTAAGGTTTTTCCATAATCTGTTCTTGCACATATAAAATCAATTGCAACTGTTTGAACAGACACATTAAAAGGGCTTCCACCCATTTCCTCAAACAAAACCAACGTGTTACTTTTTGTGTCATTATTTAAGAATGACCTTGGCACATGGTAAAACCTCTGAGATGGTTCTCCACAGCCACTCAAACATTTATCAGCTCCATAATTTCCTCTATAATCACATTTAATATCACATCCATTTTTTCAGCTACCATTGTAGGCCAATACCTTCCAATACTTTGACCATTAACCCATGCATGTCCTTTTGTAAGGCCTATGAAATCCAAGACTACAGAGTCTTTACCTTCAGGGGTCTTAAAAGTAGTCTTGTACCAAGTCAATGGTTTTCCTATAACAACATTGTTTATGTTCCATTGAACTCCATTTTTAATTTTAGAATCATAGAACCTTCTAGCCTCACCGTTTAATCCAACCTTGTATGACCAACTAGATTTTGATAAATCCATAGTATTACCTGAACTGGTTGCAATGAGTTTCACAGGACCCCCAACAATACCAGTTTCTTTCATATCAAAAGATGCACCATAATGCGCATGACCAACTGTACCACTTAGTAAACTTATAATGTTGGTACCTTGTTTTAATGAAACGATTTTTTCATATGTAAAACGAAGGTTATCATATGTTCCCCACTGTGGGCCAATATATTGTCCATTAACATAGGCATGAAGAACATGGCCTGATGTGTTCACTTGCAAAGTTGCATTACTCCAAGTGGATGTTTCATTGATGAAAACCTTGGTCATGTACCACAAATAATCACTAGCATCAACGGTAACACTCTTTTGCTCTAAAAGTTGAGACGCGTTAAATGTACCTATTGCTTGTAAGGTGTCTTCCACAGGGTCAGATGCCCATGTCCAGATGAGTGAGTTTCCTAATTCTTTAGATAGTTTCTTCACATAAACATTTGTTTGTGCATCAACCTTTGCAGTGTTGAAAACTTCCTTGTTGCAATCTTGGAGAATAGACACTGACCAAGAAGGCACATGGTACTTTCCATCTTGTTGTAGATCAACTTCAACATCCTTAGAATTATGTGAATTACTCAAAAAACAAATTTTTTCTCCAGTGGCATTATTTGCATATGTAGTCAAATATACTGAATCTCCATATTGCTTCTCTGTAACCGTTCCATTAGTGAGAACCTTCTCTCCTAACTTTATGGCGGCATGGAGTTTTTTAAGATGTCCCCATTTTGGTTGGTTCAAGTTACCATATTCATCAAGTGGTGCATCATAGTCATATGCTGTAATAATATATGGACCACCCGCAGTTCTTCCAAAATTTGTTCCTCCATGGTACATGTAGTAGTTTTGGAGGACACCACCGTTTTGAAAAAAACGTGCAACTGAAAATGCTACATCTTCAGCAGTTCTGTGTGGCTTCCTTTCACCCCATTTTTGGAACCAGCCAACCCAATTCTCTGTAAACATTTTGGGGCTTTTAGGATTGTTTGGCTTGAAATTATCACAATAATAACCATTGCATGTGTTGATAATAGGTGATGGAGCATTGTTTTGCTTGCACATGATCCATGGGACGCCGACATTTTGAGCTAAAGCCATCTGGGCACACCATTTAATGTATGCATTCCCATCTTCTCCATAATTAGTTATGACATCTCCATATTCATTCTCAATTTGAGCTAAAATAATTGGCCCCCCTTGTGGTGCAAACAATCCAGCTTCTTTGCACAAGGTCACAATCTTTGTTGTAAATATTTTCATTTCCTCCTTAAAAACTACATTGTCAGTCCTTAGTTGAATCCCTGGCAAGTTGTGTAACCACATTGGGAAACCTCCATAGTTCCATTCAGCACAAACATAAGGACCAATTCGAAGCACAACATAAAGACCTTCTTCATGAACATTTTTTAGAAACTTGATGAAGTCTAGATTTTCAGAAAAATCATATTGGCGGCGAATAGGTTCGTGAAGGTCCCAAAATATATATGTTTCGATGGCATCAAGACCACCATCTTTTGCTTTCTTAATAAGATCTGGCCACATTTGGGAAGTGCTGCGTGGGTAGTGGATTGCACCAGATATTATTATTCGTCGTTCTCCATTGATGATAATGGCATTTGTATCATATTCAACCGTTGTTGCAAATGAGAAAGCACACAACAAAAATGAACATACAATAAAAAAGAGCCCAATCCTGGGATTAAACATATTGTTTTGTTCtccaaaaaaatattattgtgTATTGTTTAAAATCAACAGGTTTTTATAGGCacaatttattattttattatcCTATTTTTAGTTTATTTGTAAGCCATGTATAAAATCTATCCAATTTGCTAAGATAGATATTTGGGTCTATAATTAACTTTCCTCCATAACTTAAATTGGTCTTTCGGTTATAAATTATGAATTGTCATTTTCTATTGTGAAAGTTTCTTTTGTAAAATATAAAATAACAGTTGGCTAAAAGATCTTATCTTCATTACATATTAGCTAGCCATCTTATGTTTGTACTCCTAAAAAAATCATATTAGCAACACACATCCAATTCCGATTATCATAAAAAAATACAAACaattttttaatagttttttaaCAATAACAATATTTTCTAAAAAACATAATTTTCAATTTCATAAAGtattaaaattttcaaataatatctagaattagaaattaaaattacaaaaataaattTAAGTAATTTAAAGAAGTTGTGATTTATTCACAAGATAACTTAGTATATTTGTATATAATTAAAAAATGGACTAATTATCCATAAAACTACTGAACAACTATTAATAATTATGAACATTGGTAAAGTTGTACAATATTAAAAAACTAAAATTATATATAACTTTTTTTTTCTCAATAAAAGCATTAAATTGTCATTATAAAAAAACAGTCATTACAAAAATCAATCCAATGGATCCAGGTATCAACCAAAACAAGACCTATTAT contains:
- the LOC127113034 gene encoding beta-galactosidase 7, yielding MFNPRIGLFFIVCSFLLCAFSFATTVEYDTNAIIINGERRIIISGAIHYPRSTSQMWPDLIKKAKDGGLDAIETYIFWDLHEPIRRQYDFSENLDFIKFLKNVHEEGLYVVLRIGPYVCAEWNYGGFPMWLHNLPGIQLRTDNVVFKEEMKIFTTKIVTLCKEAGLFAPQGGPIILAQIENEYGDVITNYGEDGNAYIKWCAQMALAQNVGVPWIMCKQNNAPSPIINTCNGYYCDNFKPNNPKSPKMFTENWVGWFQKWGERKPHRTAEDVAFSVARFFQNGGVLQNYYMYHGGTNFGRTAGGPYIITAYDYDAPLDEYGNLNQPKWGHLKKLHAAIKLGEKVLTNGTVTEKQYGDSVYLTTYANNATGEKICFLSNSHNSKDVEVDLQQDGKYHVPSWSVSILQDCNKEVFNTAKVDAQTNVYVKKLSKELGNSLIWTWASDPVEDTLQAIGTFNASQLLEQKSVTVDASDYLWYMTKVFINETSTWSNATLQVNTSGHVLHAYVNGQYIGPQWGTYDNLRFTYEKIVSLKQGTNIISLLSGTVGHAHYGASFDMKETGIVGGPVKLIATSSGNTMDLSKSSWSYKVGLNGEARRFYDSKIKNGVQWNINNVVIGKPLTWYKTTFKTPEGKDSVVLDFIGLTKGHAWVNGQSIGRGNYGADKCLSGCGEPSQRFYHVPRSFLNNDTKSNTLVLFEEMGGSPFNVSVQTVAIDFICARTDYGKTLELKCPDGKTISEIQFASYGDPQGNCGSFQVGEWESRHSVAVVEKACGGKQLCSINVTSSIFGITKGGINGQLAVQLLCDGSNPEDNRVQMVHV